ATAACAACATCGTGCTTTGTCAGCTCAAAGGCAGGTTAATGGACAAAGAGCAGGCTGCTCCAATGCTGGCCGAAATCGACCGACAGGTTGCGGAGAATAACAACAAAATTATTTTGGATTTATCCGGTGTTGATTACATGAACAGTTCCGGTTTAAATATTTTGGTCAATATTCTCACCAAA
This window of the Flavobacteriales bacterium genome carries:
- a CDS encoding STAS domain-containing protein yields the protein MEFSYSLSVNNNIVLCQLKGRLMDKEQAAPMLAEIDRQVAENNNKIILDLSGVDYMNSSGLNILVNILTKARSKNGEVVICNLSAKVKELFIITKLNTLFHVSDDLASAETMLKK